A genomic window from Flavobacterium sp. I3-2 includes:
- the era gene encoding GTPase Era — protein sequence MTHKAGFVNIIGNPNVGKSTLMNAFIGERLSIITSKAQTTRHRILGIVNGEDFQILFSDTPGIIKPAYELQTSMMDFVKSAFEDADVLIYMVEIGERELKDEAFFNKIRNAKVPVLLLLNKIDKSNQEQLEEQVALWKEQVPNAEIYPISALQGFNVKEVFDRIVEILPESPAYYPKDSLTDKPERFFVNEIIREKILLNYDKEIPYAVEIETEEFKEDEKIIRIKAVIMVERDSQKGIIIGHKGAAIKKIGMQAREELEKFFDKQVHIEMFVKVNKDWRNNSYQLKRFGYNQK from the coding sequence ATGACACATAAAGCAGGATTTGTTAATATTATTGGTAATCCAAACGTAGGAAAATCAACTTTGATGAATGCGTTCATCGGAGAGCGTCTTTCTATTATTACTTCTAAAGCACAAACAACCAGACATCGTATTTTAGGAATTGTAAACGGAGAAGATTTTCAAATTCTTTTCTCGGACACTCCTGGAATCATTAAACCAGCTTATGAACTTCAAACTTCAATGATGGATTTTGTGAAATCTGCTTTTGAAGATGCTGATGTGTTAATTTATATGGTAGAAATAGGAGAGCGTGAGTTGAAAGACGAAGCGTTCTTTAATAAAATTCGAAATGCTAAGGTTCCGGTTCTTCTTCTATTGAATAAAATCGATAAATCGAATCAAGAGCAGTTAGAAGAACAAGTAGCACTTTGGAAAGAGCAAGTTCCGAATGCTGAGATTTATCCTATTTCTGCTTTACAAGGATTTAATGTGAAGGAAGTTTTTGATAGAATTGTTGAGATTTTACCAGAATCACCTGCGTATTATCCTAAGGATTCATTAACAGATAAACCAGAACGTTTCTTTGTTAATGAAATCATTCGTGAAAAAATTCTTTTGAATTACGATAAAGAGATTCCATACGCTGTTGAAATCGAAACAGAAGAATTTAAAGAAGACGAAAAAATCATCAGAATTAAAGCGGTTATCATGGTTGAACGCGATAGCCAAAAAGGAATCATCATTGGGCATAAAGGTGCGGCAATTAAAAAAATTGGCATGCAAGCTCGGGAAGAATTAGAAAAATTCTTTGATAAACAAGTTCATATCGAAATGTTTGTTAAGGTTAATAAAGACTGGAGAAATAATTCGTATCAATTAAAACGATTCGGATATAATCAAAAATAA
- the der gene encoding ribosome biogenesis GTPase Der has product MSNIVAIVGRPNVGKSTFFNRLVQRREAIVDSVSGVTRDRNYGKSEWNGKEFSVIDTGGYVKGSDDIFEGEIRRQVELAIDEADAIVFVVDVEEGITPMDDEVAKLLRKVTKPVILAVNKVDNAKRETDAFEFYNLGLGEYFTISGMSGSGTGELLDKIVEVLPELPEVEENPEELPRFAVVGRPNAGKSSFINALIGEDRFVVTDIAGTTRDAIDTKYNRFGFEFNLVDTAGIRRKAKVKEDLEFYSVMRSVRAIEHADVCILVIDATRGFEGQDQSIFWLAEKNRKGIVILVNKWDLVEKDSMTTVEYERRIREEIAPFTDVPILFVSALTKQRLLKALETAVHVYESRKNRIPTSKFNEVMLPIIERNPPPAIKGKYVKIKYCMQLPTAIPQFVFFANLPQYVKDPYKRFIENKLREIYDFEGVPIDIYFRQK; this is encoded by the coding sequence ATGAGTAATATTGTAGCCATAGTTGGAAGACCTAATGTAGGTAAATCTACTTTCTTTAACCGATTAGTACAACGTCGTGAGGCGATTGTTGACTCGGTTTCTGGAGTAACACGTGACCGTAATTACGGTAAAAGTGAATGGAATGGAAAAGAATTTTCGGTAATTGATACCGGAGGTTACGTAAAAGGTTCTGATGATATTTTTGAAGGAGAAATCCGTCGTCAGGTTGAATTAGCAATTGACGAAGCAGATGCTATTGTATTCGTTGTTGACGTTGAAGAGGGAATTACTCCAATGGATGACGAAGTTGCTAAGTTGTTAAGAAAAGTTACAAAGCCTGTAATCTTAGCGGTTAATAAAGTAGATAATGCAAAGCGTGAAACGGATGCGTTTGAATTTTATAACTTAGGATTGGGTGAATATTTTACTATTTCTGGAATGTCTGGAAGTGGAACAGGGGAGTTGTTGGACAAAATTGTTGAAGTTTTACCTGAATTACCTGAAGTTGAGGAAAATCCTGAAGAGTTACCTCGTTTTGCAGTTGTTGGTCGTCCAAACGCTGGAAAATCTAGTTTTATCAATGCCTTAATTGGTGAAGATCGTTTTGTGGTTACTGATATTGCGGGAACTACTCGTGATGCAATTGACACAAAATACAACCGTTTTGGATTTGAATTTAATTTAGTTGATACGGCAGGAATTCGTCGTAAAGCAAAGGTTAAAGAAGATTTAGAATTCTATTCGGTAATGCGTTCAGTTCGTGCCATTGAGCATGCTGATGTTTGTATTTTAGTAATCGATGCAACTCGTGGATTCGAAGGTCAAGATCAAAGTATTTTCTGGTTGGCTGAGAAAAACCGTAAAGGAATTGTAATCTTAGTTAACAAATGGGATTTAGTTGAAAAAGATTCCATGACAACGGTGGAGTATGAACGTAGAATACGTGAAGAAATTGCACCATTTACAGATGTACCAATTCTTTTTGTTTCGGCTTTAACAAAACAACGTTTATTAAAAGCTTTAGAAACTGCGGTACACGTTTACGAAAGCAGAAAAAATCGTATTCCAACTTCTAAGTTCAACGAAGTGATGTTACCGATTATTGAACGTAATCCACCACCAGCAATTAAAGGTAAATACGTTAAAATTAAATATTGTATGCAGTTACCAACAGCAATTCCGCAGTTTGTGTTCTTTGCTAATTTACCACAATATGTAAAAGATCCGTATAAAAGATTTATTGAAAATAAGCTTCGAGAAATTTATGATTTCGAAGGGGTGCCAATCGATATTTATTTTAGACAAAAATAA
- a CDS encoding T9SS type A sorting domain-containing protein, with protein MKKTLLFLFLLVLFSKLQAQTIYYVDAIGSGDGLSWATASNDLQLIINTASDGDQIWVKQGIYQRGVGLSFLLNKNVSLFGGFPRELNPTFEDRNPNLYETILKGNQSRVLEVLGNSNPISSSTFIDGFTITEGNSTSGAGLYATQSSATYRNLKIVNNTSTMGLGAGVNLYYTNSTLYQVLIANNTSILNPGSDGDSAGMRINGGEVKLINCVVADNHAQGYVGGIWAAASIVHLYNSIVYGNTAELSFTTSDANDNYRGSNYNVTYAKNSILQNSTGSDYYYETPIFYYFGNDLGGNLDVNPMFNSDYSLQQSSPGINEGDSQIVLENPLLTDLDFFKANRIVDVIDIGLNEFQTSIPDVLYVKENGTGNGTSWENASGNLQLMMDRQVAGKQVWVAAGTYDNNGVYFKLREGVKVFGGFPATGNPTFEDRDYENYQSILTASTGIILGNFHHETRILSPQTTIDGFVVTSDSELTYGIFDSNSEVMYSNMTFEENHLGYATIEIRRKSNPTFTACKILNNSTTDFSASTVYLHSDAKANFINCHFEGNNPTSGNTFMLRNNCAANVIDCMFTQNAALGSSYVAYIDNSSANFINTIFESNGATLYDGGVVGIYGDVFNNEPSWTHPLTVNFDRCIFKNNLTRAIHARGMQTDTLVINNSLFYGNKAYSGGALRKDTNINLYINNSTFTENQATGQFAGALFFNEGEGVNEVRNSIIYNNTGPYVYGTQIFTYQPVSFKNSILPGSGGSSNWNSGVYNNFNIAPLSTNLGGNLDVNPMFIDVVNKNFRLDEGSLAINAGTNTIFGPNATPNISELTLDLDGNPRFIYTTVDMGAYEFETKALGIDDLDYEKYIKIFPNPASDLVYIETEQFDFLNATIFSIDGKKITKTTSKVIDVSNYSRGIYILQIQLSNQKMYSHKIIVK; from the coding sequence ATGAAAAAAACTTTACTTTTTTTATTTTTATTAGTTTTGTTTTCGAAACTTCAAGCGCAGACTATTTATTATGTTGATGCAATTGGATCTGGAGACGGTTTGTCTTGGGCGACCGCTTCAAACGATTTGCAACTTATTATTAATACTGCATCTGATGGAGATCAGATTTGGGTAAAACAAGGTATTTATCAGCGAGGTGTTGGTCTGTCTTTTCTTTTAAATAAAAATGTTTCTCTTTTTGGAGGTTTTCCTAGAGAGTTAAATCCAACTTTTGAAGATCGAAATCCCAATCTTTACGAAACTATTTTAAAAGGAAATCAATCCAGAGTTTTAGAAGTTTTAGGTAATTCAAATCCAATTTCGTCATCTACATTTATTGATGGTTTTACGATAACCGAAGGTAATTCGACATCAGGTGCAGGTTTGTATGCAACTCAAAGTAGCGCAACTTATCGAAATTTGAAGATTGTTAATAACACAAGTACGATGGGACTTGGCGCAGGTGTTAATTTGTATTATACAAACAGTACTTTATATCAAGTTTTAATTGCTAATAATACATCAATCTTGAATCCAGGTAGCGATGGTGATTCAGCCGGAATGAGAATTAACGGAGGAGAAGTTAAATTGATTAATTGTGTTGTTGCAGACAATCATGCACAAGGTTATGTTGGTGGAATTTGGGCTGCAGCATCGATTGTACATTTATATAACAGTATTGTTTATGGAAATACGGCTGAGTTAAGTTTTACAACGTCCGACGCTAACGATAATTATAGAGGAAGTAATTACAATGTAACTTATGCTAAAAATTCGATTTTGCAAAATAGTACAGGAAGTGATTATTATTACGAAACACCAATATTTTATTATTTTGGAAATGACCTTGGCGGAAATTTAGATGTTAATCCAATGTTTAATAGTGATTATTCTTTGCAACAAAGTAGTCCAGGAATTAACGAAGGTGATAGTCAAATTGTTTTAGAAAATCCATTGCTAACAGATTTAGATTTTTTCAAGGCTAATAGAATTGTTGATGTAATTGACATTGGATTGAATGAATTTCAAACTTCAATTCCAGATGTTTTATATGTAAAAGAAAACGGAACTGGTAACGGAACTTCTTGGGAAAACGCGTCTGGAAATTTGCAATTAATGATGGATAGACAAGTTGCAGGAAAACAAGTTTGGGTTGCAGCTGGAACTTATGATAACAATGGCGTTTATTTTAAATTACGTGAAGGAGTTAAAGTTTTTGGAGGTTTTCCTGCAACCGGAAATCCAACTTTTGAGGATAGAGATTATGAAAATTATCAAAGTATTTTAACAGCTTCAACTGGAATTATTTTAGGGAATTTTCATCACGAAACTCGTATTTTAAGCCCACAAACTACAATTGATGGTTTTGTGGTTACTTCAGATTCTGAATTAACTTACGGAATTTTCGATAGTAATTCTGAAGTTATGTATTCAAACATGACTTTTGAAGAGAATCATTTAGGTTATGCAACAATCGAAATTCGCAGAAAATCAAATCCAACATTTACAGCTTGTAAAATACTAAATAATTCAACAACAGATTTTTCTGCTTCAACTGTTTATCTTCATTCAGACGCTAAAGCAAATTTTATAAACTGTCATTTTGAAGGGAATAATCCAACATCAGGAAATACTTTTATGTTAAGAAACAATTGTGCGGCCAATGTAATTGATTGTATGTTTACTCAAAATGCAGCTTTAGGTTCATCATACGTCGCTTATATCGATAATAGTTCTGCTAATTTTATCAATACCATTTTTGAATCTAATGGAGCTACCTTATATGATGGTGGAGTTGTTGGTATTTATGGTGATGTTTTTAATAATGAACCTTCGTGGACGCATCCGTTAACAGTCAATTTTGATAGATGTATCTTTAAAAATAATCTAACAAGAGCTATTCATGCTCGAGGAATGCAAACCGATACTTTGGTAATTAATAATTCGTTATTTTATGGTAATAAAGCATATTCTGGTGGTGCGTTGAGAAAAGATACAAATATTAATTTATACATAAACAATTCAACGTTTACAGAAAATCAAGCGACAGGTCAGTTTGCAGGCGCTTTGTTTTTTAACGAAGGAGAAGGTGTAAATGAAGTAAGAAACTCAATTATTTATAACAATACTGGACCTTATGTTTACGGTACACAAATTTTTACCTATCAACCAGTTTCGTTTAAAAACTCTATTTTACCGGGTTCTGGCGGAAGTTCAAATTGGAATTCAGGTGTTTACAATAATTTTAATATCGCACCGTTAAGTACCAATTTAGGCGGTAATTTAGATGTGAATCCAATGTTTATAGATGTTGTTAATAAAAATTTTAGACTTGACGAAGGAAGTCTTGCTATCAATGCAGGAACAAATACAATATTTGGACCAAATGCAACACCAAATATTTCTGAATTGACTTTAGATTTAGATGGAAATCCAAGATTTATTTATACAACTGTAGATATGGGTGCTTATGAATTTGAAACGAAAGCTTTAGGAATTGACGATTTAGATTATGAAAAGTACATCAAAATATTTCCTAATCCAGCAAGCGATTTGGTTTATATAGAAACAGAACAATTTGATTTTTTAAACGCTACTATTTTCTCAATTGATGGAAAAAAAATCACAAAAACAACTTCTAAAGTAATTGATGTTTCTAATTACTCAAGAGGAATTTATATTTTACAGATACAATTGTCAAATCAAAAAATGTATTCACATAAAATTATCGTGAAATAA
- a CDS encoding outer membrane beta-barrel protein yields MKKFIFLFTFLVAFVSNAQNIELKGKVITESKQPIEAVSVLLLQKKDSTVIQYAITDVIGNFSMKIKPMDQPSFLSLTYLGNEDKNIEFEKITESKDLGEITMKELSDMLAELVIVTDVPIRVKQDTLEFNASSFKVRPDANVEALLKELPGVEIDADKKITVNGQSVSQILVNGKPFFDKDGSVVLQNLPADIIKKIQVTDAKTKTEEFSGKRAKSENASINLTIDEKNNQGLFGKVMAGYGTDERYETSGLVNYFKGNRKISVLASSNNINSSGFSMDGVFDNMGGGRSQFNSFGGRSSGGLGSGTGSGITRTNMLGVNYSDQFFKDLEVNASYYLNDNRNENANRSRVVNLLPDGDFITESESNRTTDNLNHNANFNVEYKINPTTKIFIEPKISSSKNVIDSQSKSESMDANGDLFNTNNAVGHSETDTFNFSNSVQFNKVLDTNGKNLSMSFDNANSKTTGFGRTNSETIFYQGTETDDLRNQKNDTRSTNDNYTITATYTQPVAKNTELNLGYTFNYNQDTDVLTTYDFDPLTNEFSQISDLYSSSTNNKSVSSTPFVGVNYNTKKLFFDFKYGVQIDDFKASASYLNQEYVVNRKFVSPNISTRFRYKFTDSKTFNVNYNYSVTDPSATQILPYERFNDPLNTYIGNADLDQAKSHSINLSFRDFNFQMRSGWTIGVSGNFYDSQIVSTTVFDENRKRTTTYDNISGAYSLGLFGNFNKSKKIDAHTLRYGIGMRVNYGLSKGFTDNQLYENNSLTFTPRIYGSWDYGEFLTIAPSYSLGYTNNTYSNIALEKTSYVVHNINLQTTTYWPKNVTWGNDFGYTYNTNIAAGFKKDFFLWNTSLGYDFLNGALTAKVKVYDILNQNIGTRRTVSPTAISDQENTVLKRYAMFSLTFKFDKFGTGKQSNERGPGERGPRGDRPPGNRPPRDMRMM; encoded by the coding sequence ATGAAAAAGTTTATATTCCTATTTACGTTTTTAGTTGCTTTTGTTTCAAATGCTCAAAATATAGAGCTAAAAGGAAAAGTAATTACAGAATCGAAACAACCCATAGAGGCGGTTTCAGTTTTATTGCTTCAGAAAAAAGATTCAACGGTTATTCAATATGCAATAACTGATGTTATTGGAAATTTTTCGATGAAGATTAAACCAATGGATCAACCTTCGTTTTTATCATTAACTTATTTGGGAAATGAAGATAAAAATATTGAATTCGAAAAAATTACCGAGTCAAAAGATCTTGGTGAAATTACAATGAAAGAATTGTCAGATATGTTAGCAGAATTGGTGATTGTAACCGACGTTCCAATTCGAGTAAAACAAGACACCTTAGAATTCAATGCTTCGTCTTTTAAGGTGCGACCAGATGCGAATGTTGAGGCGCTATTGAAAGAATTACCTGGTGTTGAAATTGATGCTGACAAAAAAATCACGGTAAACGGTCAATCTGTGAGTCAGATTTTAGTTAATGGAAAACCATTTTTTGATAAAGATGGAAGTGTGGTGTTACAAAATCTTCCGGCAGATATTATTAAGAAAATTCAAGTTACAGATGCTAAAACCAAAACAGAAGAATTTTCTGGTAAACGTGCCAAAAGTGAAAATGCGAGTATCAACCTTACTATTGACGAAAAAAACAACCAAGGGTTATTCGGAAAAGTTATGGCGGGTTATGGAACTGATGAACGTTATGAAACGAGTGGATTGGTTAATTATTTTAAAGGAAATAGAAAAATTTCGGTACTTGCTTCTTCAAACAATATAAACTCTTCAGGATTTTCAATGGACGGCGTTTTTGATAATATGGGCGGCGGACGTAGTCAATTCAATAGTTTCGGTGGACGTTCTAGTGGTGGATTGGGTTCTGGTACTGGATCAGGAATCACAAGAACGAACATGTTAGGTGTTAATTATTCGGATCAGTTTTTTAAAGATCTTGAAGTTAATGCAAGTTACTATTTGAATGATAATCGAAATGAAAATGCCAACCGTTCGCGTGTGGTAAACTTACTTCCTGATGGCGATTTTATTACAGAATCTGAATCAAACAGAACGACAGATAATTTAAATCACAATGCAAATTTTAATGTTGAATACAAAATAAATCCAACAACTAAAATCTTTATCGAACCAAAAATTTCAAGTTCTAAGAATGTAATTGATTCGCAAAGTAAATCTGAATCAATGGATGCAAATGGTGATTTGTTTAATACAAATAATGCTGTAGGACATTCAGAAACCGACACGTTTAATTTTAGTAATTCAGTTCAATTCAATAAAGTTTTAGATACGAACGGTAAAAATTTAAGCATGAGTTTTGATAATGCAAATTCAAAAACTACTGGTTTTGGACGAACAAATTCAGAAACTATTTTCTATCAAGGTACAGAAACGGATGATTTAAGAAATCAAAAAAATGATACTAGAAGTACAAACGATAATTATACAATAACTGCAACTTATACGCAACCTGTTGCTAAAAATACCGAATTAAATTTAGGTTATACCTTTAATTATAATCAAGATACGGATGTACTTACAACTTATGATTTTGATCCGTTAACCAATGAGTTTTCTCAAATAAGTGATTTGTATTCGAGTAGTACAAATAACAAAAGTGTTTCGTCTACGCCTTTTGTTGGAGTAAATTACAATACTAAAAAATTATTTTTTGATTTTAAATACGGAGTTCAGATTGATGATTTTAAAGCAAGCGCTTCATATCTAAATCAAGAATATGTTGTAAATCGTAAATTTGTATCGCCAAATATCTCAACCCGATTTCGTTATAAATTTACAGACTCAAAAACGTTTAATGTAAATTATAATTATTCAGTAACTGATCCAAGTGCTACACAAATTTTACCTTACGAACGTTTTAATGATCCGTTAAATACCTACATCGGAAATGCCGATTTAGATCAAGCTAAAAGCCATTCGATTAATTTAAGTTTTAGAGATTTTAACTTTCAAATGCGAAGCGGTTGGACGATTGGAGTTTCTGGTAATTTCTATGATTCTCAAATTGTTTCTACAACTGTTTTTGATGAAAATAGAAAACGTACAACAACTTACGATAATATTTCAGGAGCTTACTCACTTGGATTGTTTGGGAATTTTAATAAGTCTAAAAAAATTGACGCACATACTTTAAGATATGGAATTGGAATGCGTGTAAATTACGGACTTTCTAAAGGTTTTACCGATAACCAATTGTACGAAAATAATTCACTTACTTTTACACCTCGAATCTATGGATCTTGGGATTATGGCGAATTTTTAACCATTGCGCCGTCATATAGTTTAGGATATACTAATAATACTTATTCGAATATTGCTTTAGAGAAAACGTCATATGTTGTGCATAATATCAATTTACAAACAACAACTTATTGGCCTAAAAATGTAACTTGGGGTAATGATTTTGGATATACGTACAATACTAATATTGCTGCTGGTTTCAAAAAAGATTTCTTTTTATGGAACACGAGTTTGGGATATGATTTCTTAAATGGTGCTTTAACAGCTAAAGTTAAAGTTTACGATATCTTAAATCAAAATATAGGAACCAGAAGAACGGTAAGTCCAACGGCAATATCCGATCAAGAAAATACCGTTCTAAAACGTTACGCTATGTTTTCGTTAACTTTTAAGTTCGATAAATTCGGAACAGGTAAACAATCAAACGAACGTGGTCCAGGAGAAAGAGGTCCACGTGGAGATCGCCCACCCGGAAATCGTCCTCCTCGTGATATGCGAATGATGTAA
- a CDS encoding outer membrane beta-barrel protein — protein sequence MNKIFYLIMLFFIGTAFSFAQKNFSIKGKISDENKKPIEAVTVYLSTAKDSTLINYTITDSKGEFDLQTNKIEVPSFIVASMLGYTDYSKQFTSIVDHINLEEIILTEDSNMLDEMVIKADVAPIRVKQDTIEFNAASFKVRPDANVKSLLEQLPGVTVDADGKIKYNGKEVPNILVNGKPFFGADGKIAIENLPAEIINKVQVSDFKTKEEKLAGKKSDGESVSINLTIDEDKNKGFFGRINGGYGTDDRYESSLLANYFQGETKFSVLASSNNINSTGFSQNEVFDNMRGGRNSWSFNSSFIDEYSGNSGITTSNLVGLNYNDSFKKKVDVAASYVLDNQENKSKSTSRIENLLPENRVISFNENEGTSHKNNHKFTFDFEIQIDSTSSLAFVPIYEKNNNRRHNVSSSETVSILNDLINKSQGSQFTETDMDRFENQLIYNKRFKNKTSFSLNFENNNSKNKSFANNQISTLFYEGSNPDDIRNQNAFGNSHRDYYQVELEYRIPITKKQTLAVEAGYINTTEVDSQETFDFDSTTNQYSDFNDLQSYRNRFQTNEVKAGVGYEYQYEKGYFQLDLGSRWMNYDMKSFYNNNIFLNKKTDVLPNIRISNSFKMGKSTRLYLSYRYTGSLPYMNQLLEYQDLSSTLSVSQGNGNLKPKLSHGVNLNFSNYDYLTRSGYYIYAGGSLESRGIIDVVSYDEGFKSFRTYENASGTGYFYLGGSFNKSYKLGVNTLSYEIGLNFNLDKFKGKTNGLLYSANSQGVTPKVKLTWDYNKVFIISPSYSYNYNFVDYKDFSVDKTNNFTHKLNLQITSYLPKQFIIGADVGYNYNSMLADGFKKDFTLLNASVGYKFLKDQLTAKVKAYDLLNQNLSTNRYISPTSIQDSDQLILKRYFMFSLSYKLDKFAGKKKKEGNSFIINM from the coding sequence ATGAATAAAATATTTTATTTAATTATGCTGTTCTTCATTGGAACGGCTTTTTCATTTGCACAAAAAAATTTTTCTATAAAAGGAAAAATTTCAGATGAAAATAAAAAACCTATCGAAGCGGTTACTGTTTATCTTTCAACTGCAAAGGATTCTACTTTGATTAATTATACAATTACCGACTCTAAAGGAGAATTTGATTTGCAAACTAATAAAATAGAAGTTCCAAGTTTTATTGTCGCAAGTATGCTTGGATACACAGATTATTCCAAACAATTTACATCGATTGTTGATCACATTAATTTAGAAGAAATCATACTTACAGAAGATTCTAATATGTTAGACGAAATGGTTATTAAAGCAGATGTTGCGCCGATTCGTGTTAAACAAGACACCATCGAATTTAATGCAGCTTCGTTTAAAGTTCGTCCAGATGCAAACGTAAAAAGTTTGTTAGAACAATTACCTGGAGTTACCGTTGATGCTGATGGAAAAATAAAATATAACGGAAAAGAAGTTCCAAATATTCTTGTTAATGGAAAACCATTTTTTGGAGCTGATGGTAAAATTGCCATCGAAAATCTACCAGCCGAAATTATCAATAAAGTACAAGTTTCTGATTTTAAAACCAAAGAAGAAAAACTGGCAGGTAAGAAAAGTGATGGCGAATCAGTTTCGATTAACTTAACTATCGACGAAGATAAAAACAAAGGTTTCTTTGGTAGAATTAATGGTGGTTACGGAACAGATGATCGATATGAATCGTCGTTGTTAGCTAATTATTTTCAAGGAGAAACCAAGTTTAGCGTTTTGGCTTCTTCAAATAATATCAATTCCACAGGTTTTTCTCAAAACGAAGTTTTTGATAATATGCGAGGTGGCCGAAATTCATGGTCATTTAACTCTTCATTTATTGATGAATATTCTGGAAACTCTGGAATTACAACTTCTAATTTAGTTGGATTAAATTACAACGATTCTTTTAAAAAGAAAGTTGATGTTGCAGCAAGTTATGTTTTAGATAATCAAGAAAATAAATCAAAATCAACATCTCGAATAGAAAATCTTTTACCCGAAAATAGGGTGATTTCTTTTAATGAAAATGAAGGAACTTCTCATAAAAACAATCACAAATTTACATTTGATTTTGAAATTCAAATCGATTCGACTTCGTCATTAGCATTTGTTCCAATTTATGAAAAAAATAATAATAGAAGACATAATGTGTCAAGCTCAGAAACAGTTTCAATTTTGAATGATTTGATTAATAAATCACAAGGAAGTCAGTTTACTGAAACCGATATGGATCGTTTTGAAAATCAGTTGATCTATAACAAACGTTTTAAAAACAAAACATCGTTTAGTTTAAATTTTGAAAATAATAATTCAAAAAATAAATCATTTGCAAACAATCAAATAAGTACACTTTTTTACGAAGGATCGAATCCCGATGATATACGAAATCAAAATGCGTTTGGTAATTCGCACAGAGATTATTATCAGGTAGAACTTGAATATCGTATTCCGATAACAAAAAAACAAACTTTAGCTGTTGAAGCGGGTTATATAAATACGACGGAAGTTGATAGTCAAGAAACTTTTGATTTTGATTCAACCACAAATCAATATTCAGATTTTAATGATTTACAATCTTACAGAAATCGTTTTCAAACGAATGAAGTCAAAGCTGGAGTTGGTTATGAGTATCAATACGAAAAAGGTTATTTTCAATTAGATTTAGGAAGCCGTTGGATGAATTATGATATGAAATCTTTTTACAACAACAACATTTTCTTAAATAAGAAAACCGATGTTTTGCCTAATATTCGAATTTCAAATAGTTTTAAAATGGGTAAATCAACACGTTTGTATTTATCTTATCGTTACACAGGTTCGCTGCCTTATATGAATCAACTATTAGAATATCAAGATTTATCTTCAACTTTAAGTGTTTCTCAAGGTAACGGAAATTTAAAACCAAAGTTATCTCATGGAGTAAATTTAAACTTTTCTAATTATGATTATTTGACGAGATCAGGATATTATATTTATGCCGGAGGATCATTAGAATCGCGTGGAATAATCGATGTGGTTTCTTATGATGAAGGTTTCAAAAGTTTTAGAACTTATGAAAATGCTTCAGGAACGGGTTATTTTTATTTAGGAGGTTCATTTAATAAATCTTATAAATTAGGAGTTAATACGTTAAGTTATGAAATCGGATTGAACTTCAATTTAGATAAATTTAAAGGAAAAACAAACGGTTTATTATACAGCGCCAATTCTCAAGGTGTGACACCAAAAGTGAAATTAACTTGGGATTATAATAAGGTGTTTATTATTTCGCCTTCTTATTCGTATAATTATAATTTTGTAGATTATAAAGATTTCTCTGTTGATAAAACAAACAATTTTACACATAAATTAAATCTTCAGATTACATCATATTTACCAAAGCAATTTATAATAGGAGCGGACGTTGGTTACAATTATAATTCGATGTTAGCCGACGGATTTAAAAAGGATTTTACGTTGTTAAACGCAAGTGTTGGATATAAATTCTTAAAGGATCAATTAACAGCAAAAGTTAAAGCTTACGATTTGTTAAATCAGAATTTGAGTACAAACCGATATATAAGTCCAACTTCGATTCAAGATTCAGACCAATTGATTTTAAAACGTTATTTCATGTTCTCTTTGAGCTATAAACTTGATAAGTTTGCAGGTAAAAAGAAAAAAGAAGGAAATTCTTTTATAATTAATATGTAA